A section of the Bombus fervidus isolate BK054 chromosome 9, iyBomFerv1, whole genome shotgun sequence genome encodes:
- the Fanci gene encoding Fanconi anemia complementation group I isoform X4 — protein sequence MSQRFEKLRERGNKSEICAFVQESSVEQLTRLIHSSICKSNGIKTLDDLLQAFSNSEACQTKRRKVIESTLKNLEETNISLGQANAIVSRIISDLPNYSKQHLVKLVDFCLTNIRNNNNELCSWKDLLPALLEALENEKYIVHADAEVSGTEYKSLIIKAICNYHWNVNLLPSLAKMFGDMVLDKTDRNEVLRTLCSALPNLPLNQVPSFTYQTLKLCPNQDNRKLLNALSKYFELCYSKTSLSDDSNSLENIDTINLKEVQDIESTVLYHVYQASQLNHENMKDFIRFLKHVSHAPEYVLQPFILSVLMSVSTIYEDQIFEILRLAVVNSNLEKEKRQNSAWMRQLLPTPCNIIGIIRQVIDSSNKDRHLVLRGLTNLAFTLMNADQKSKNNATAMWRIGSEIIREIIKKRHETVPIVLQELINKIVAGGMPTTHYTDCLKYMCRELSIVILDHQVWIITILERLLFLHPTVANQVLYAILPLARVSPNIRENLLLTLRKALYRKGALKRQTAVTGYLEMLKYTNVHSQLSFRLSQFNDSISASSRSTLTQITLEYNSQRGKSVTDCDKTLYYEISDILKKTFTYEYETRLHLYESLYGTVTKNPEITEILVDMLLSHLNLYLHTDDSALPPVKLELCTDVHGMEVVLQEPIAQLIFTLQKTYINTVVKNSHTLEKLHDILKSLCRKMAITELEHLNLEHGTDLLHEDFPKSEIKLKNLGMVIGIYEALMAFRIGEWSKGNEESSHDTNNLFKGYTRLIDFIKKQSTKTKKSDGNKSKKDRDPNNTTKKPAKSNNIKIPNTIMDLDVIRQSLPLLFSSSTQNDVTLRRDHSFCCYILQTCEQLLQHTKSFIQDTSQLQNHNYINTYIDVGRLLYKYFVQNLDDALINDEQVTILALQCFKEISCCICTLLSSELPKFLNSIFEVQSKKESKSTNINSQLQEIIFSLKSYLKKFLTEETHNDREKVSFLLLQTIEQFTYKINFEDYNSEEMLECIKEIIQVEDIQSPIVPTIIQFFLNLEEHSQECGDTLNEICTELCEKAGSIDNVAIELVANGSYKSIREDTILQVYNVLSGHIKQKLDNASWLLMRLKAEDTIARAPGTIDETWNNNLRDKERNLCKQLSYLAQALQTLANTLIKPGPSTDFTFKNLQYLYHLLGNLTKYFYAKSNDQNAAFQAVKFIQVVQIAGKSLKSAFYNLVTYVEENQNKLKLKSDSYAQRNKILKETKVIPRVVYEIEQFNKEILLLGKKTGIPLENYLKRSITRDFRIKNPQLIEGLEGMDVSLLNTQAPENPESETSNMNDCDSNSDDDTSQSKRLRVDD from the exons atgaGTCAACGGTTTGAAAAATTGAGAGAACGTGGCAATAAATCAGAAATATGCGCATTTGTTCAAGAATCGAGTGTGGAACAG CTTACGCGATTAATACATAGTAGTATTTGTAAATCGAATGGAATAAAAACATTAGATGACCTTCTGCAAGCATTTTCCAATTCTGAAGCCTGTCAAACTAAGCGACGAAAAGTGATTGAATCTACGTTAAAAAATTTGGAGGAAACTAACATATCTCTAGGGCAGGCAAATGCGATCGTTAGCCGAATAATTTCTGACTTGCCAAACTATTCAAAGCAACATCTTGTCAAACTTGTTGACTTCTGTCTCACAAATAttcgcaataataataatgagcTATGCAG tTGGAAGGATTTATTACCTGCATTATTGGAGGcattggaaaatgaaaaatatattgttcatGCAGATGCTGAAGTTTCTGGAACTGAATATAAATCACTAATTATTAAAGCCATATGTAATTATCATTGGAACGTCAATCTTTTACCATCTTTGGCAAAAATGTTTGG GGATATGGTACTAGATAAAACAGATCGTAATGAGGTTTTGAGGACATTATGTTCTGCTCTTCCAAATCTTCCTTTGAATCAAGTACCCTCATTCACATATCAGACGTTAAAATTATGTCCAAATCAAGATAATAGAAAGCTTTTGAATGCCTTGTCCAAATACTTTGAGCTATGTTATTCAAAAACAAGTTTGTCTGATGACAGTAATAGTCTTGAAAATATTg atacaattaatttaaaagaggTACAAGACATTGAGAGCACTGTTTTGTATCATGTGTACCAAGCTTCTCAGTTAAATCATGAAAACATGAAAGATTTTATCCGTTTTCTTAAACATGTGTCTCATGCCCCAGAGTACGTGCTACAACCCTTTATACTCTCTGTACTGATGTCAGTTTCTACAATATATGAAGATCAG atatttgaaatattaagatTGGCTGTGGTTAATAGTAacttagaaaaagaaaaacgacaaAACAGTGCATGGATGAGACAACTTTTACCTACACCTTGCAATATAATTGGGATTATTCGACAGGTCATTGATAGCAG cAATAAAGATCGTCATTTAGTACTAAGGGGACTTACAAATTTAGCTTTTACGTTAATGAATGCTGATCAAAAATCCAAAAATAATGCAACAGCTATGTGGCGTATTGGATCCGAAATAATACgagaaataattaagaaacgtCACGAGACAGTTCCTATCGTGCTACAGGAgttgattaataaaatagtagCAGGTGGTATGCCGACAACACACTATACAG ATTGTTTAAAGTATATGTGCCGCGAATTGTCAATAGTTATTTTGGATCACCAAGTCTGGATTATAACTATCCTCGAACGATTGTTATTTTTACACCCTACAGTTGCTAATCAAGTTTTGTATGCTATTTTGCCATTGGCGCGTGTTTCACCAAATATACGAGAAAATCTTTTATTGACTTTGAGAAAAGCTCTTTACAGGAAAGGTGCATTAAAACGACAAACAGCTGTGACAGGATATCttgaaatgttgaaatataCAAACGTGCATTCTCAACTTAGCTTTAGACTTAGTCAATTTAATGATTCAATTAGCGCTAGTTCTAGGTCAACATTAACTCAg ATAACTCTGGAGTATAATTCGCAACGAGGAAAATCGGTGACAGACTGCGataaaactttatattatgaaatatcggatatattaaaaaagaccTTTACTTATGAGTATGAAACCAGATTACACTTGTACGAAA GCCTGTATGGTACTGTGACCAAAAATCCCGAAATAACAGAAATTCTAGTAGACATGCTCCTTTCACATTTGAATTTATATCTTCATACAGATGATAGTGCCTTGCCACCTGTAAAATTGGAATTGTGTACAGATGTCCATGGAATGGAAGTAGTATTACAAGAACCTATTGCTCAATTGATATTTACGTTACAAAAGACATATATTAATACAGTTGTAAAAAATTCACATACACTTGAAAAATTACATGATATTTTGAAATCACTGTGCAGGAAAATGGCGATTACAGAATTGGAGCATTTAAATttg GAACATGGAACTGACTTACTTCATGAAGACTTTCCAAAGTCAGAGATCAAGTTAAAGAATCTTGGTATGGTCATTGGGATATATGAGGCTTTAATGGCGTTTCGAATTGGAGAATGGTCGAAGGGGAATGAGGAAAGCTCTCATGATACTAACAATTTGTTTAAAGGATATACACGTTTGATAGACTTTATTAAAAAG CAATCcacaaaaacgaaaaaaagtgatggtaataaatctaaaaagGACAGAGATCCCAATAATACAACTAAAAAGCCGGCTAAatcaaataatatcaaaataccAAATACTATTATGGATTTGGATGTAATTCGTCAAAGTCTACCGCTCTTATTTTC GTCTTCTACTCAAAATGATGTTACACTTAGAAGAGACCATAGCTTTTGTTGCTATATATTACAAACATGTGAACAACTCTTGCAACATACAAAATCATTTATACAGGATACCTCTCAATTGCAAAATCATaactatataaatacatatattgatGTTGGAAG attgctttataaatattttgtacaaaatcTGGATGATGCACTTATAAATGATGAACAAGTAACTATATTGGCTTTACAATGTTTCAAGGAAATTTCTTGCTGCATATGTACATTACTCTCATCTGAATTACCAAAATTTCTCAATTCaattt TTGAAGTACAATCCAAGAAGGAATCAAAATCTACAAATATCAATTCTCAAttacaagaaattattttttcattgaaGTCGTACCTCAAGAAGTTTCTTACAGAAGAAACGCACAATGACAGGGAGAAAGTATCATTTCTGTTATTACAAACAATAGAACAATTTACATATAAGATTAACTTTGAAGATTACAATTCTGAAGAG ATGCTCGAatgtataaaagaaattattcaagTAGAAGATATTCAAAGCCCTATTGTTCCTACAATCATACAATTCTTCTTGAACTTGGAAGAACATAGTCAAGAATGTGGAGATACATTGAATGAAATTTGTACAGAATTATGTGAAAAAGCTGGAAGCATTGATAAC GTAGCAATTGAATTAGTAGCAAATGGTTCATATAAAAGTATACGTGAAGATACTATACTACAAGTTTATAATGTTTTGAGTGGTCacattaaacaaaaattggaTAATGCTTCGTGGTTATTGATGCGATTAAAGGCAGAAGACACTATAGCTAGAGCACCTGGAACAATTGATGAaactt GGAATAACAATTTAAGAGATAAAGAACGAAATCTATGTAAACAATTATCTTATCTTGCTCAAGCACTTCAAACATTAGCTAATACATTAATCAAACCAGGTCCATCCACTGACTTTactttcaaaaatttacaatacTTGTATCATTTACTTGGTAATCTTACAAAATACTTTTATGCTAAATCGAATGATCAGAATGCAGCGTTTCAAGCAGTCAA ATTCATTCAGGTGGTACAAATAGCTGGAAAATCATTAAAGTCTGCTTTCTATAATTTGGTAACATATGTAGAG gaaaatcaaaataaattaaaattaaaatccgATTCATACGCacaaaggaataaaattttaaaagaaaccaAAGTAATACCTCGTGTAGTATATGAAATCGAGCaatttaacaaagaaatacTATTACTTGGCAAAAAAACGGGC ATACCGCTAGAAAATTACTTGAAACGAAGTATAACGAGagattttagaattaaaaatccACAACTAATAGAGGGACTTGAGGGAATGGATGTCAGTTTA CTCAATACACAAGCCCCAGAAAACCCTGAGAGTGAAACATCAAATATGAATGATTGTGACAGCAATAGTGATGATGATACATCTCAAAGCAAACGACTCAGGGTGGATGATtga
- the Fanci gene encoding Fanconi anemia complementation group I isoform X1: MSQRFEKLRERGNKSEICAFVQESSVEQLTRLIHSSICKSNGIKTLDDLLQAFSNSEACQTKRRKVIESTLKNLEETNISLGQANAIVSRIISDLPNYSKQHLVKLVDFCLTNIRNNNNELCSWKDLLPALLEALENEKYIVHADAEVSGTEYKSLIIKAICNYHWNVNLLPSLAKMFGDMVLDKTDRNEVLRTLCSALPNLPLNQVPSFTYQTLKLCPNQDNRKLLNALSKYFELCYSKTSLSDDSNSLENIDTINLKEVQDIESTVLYHVYQASQLNHENMKDFIRFLKHVSHAPEYVLQPFILSVLMSVSTIYEDQIFEILRLAVVNSNLEKEKRQNSAWMRQLLPTPCNIIGIIRQVIDSSNKDRHLVLRGLTNLAFTLMNADQKSKNNATAMWRIGSEIIREIIKKRHETVPIVLQELINKIVAGGMPTTHYTDCLKYMCRELSIVILDHQVWIITILERLLFLHPTVANQVLYAILPLARVSPNIRENLLLTLRKALYRKGALKRQTAVTGYLEMLKYTNVHSQLSFRLSQFNDSISASSRSTLTQITLEYNSQRGKSVTDCDKTLYYEISDILKKTFTYEYETRLHLYESLYGTVTKNPEITEILVDMLLSHLNLYLHTDDSALPPVKLELCTDVHGMEVVLQEPIAQLIFTLQKTYINTVVKNSHTLEKLHDILKSLCRKMAITELEHLNLEHGTDLLHEDFPKSEIKLKNLGMVIGIYEALMAFRIGEWSKGNEESSHDTNNLFKGYTRLIDFIKKQSTKTKKSDGNKSKKDRDPNNTTKKPAKSNNIKIPNTIMDLDVIRQSLPLLFSRSSTQNDVTLRRDHSFCCYILQTCEQLLQHTKSFIQDTSQLQNHNYINTYIDVGRLLYKYFVQNLDDALINDEQVTILALQCFKEISCCICTLLSSELPKFLNSIFEVQSKKESKSTNINSQLQEIIFSLKSYLKKFLTEETHNDREKVSFLLLQTIEQFTYKINFEDYNSEEMLECIKEIIQVEDIQSPIVPTIIQFFLNLEEHSQECGDTLNEICTELCEKAGSIDNVAIELVANGSYKSIREDTILQVYNVLSGHIKQKLDNASWLLMRLKAEDTIARAPGTIDETCKYKFEIPNQNFIIFIKNDIVLTGNNNLRDKERNLCKQLSYLAQALQTLANTLIKPGPSTDFTFKNLQYLYHLLGNLTKYFYAKSNDQNAAFQAVKFIQVVQIAGKSLKSAFYNLVTYVEENQNKLKLKSDSYAQRNKILKETKVIPRVVYEIEQFNKEILLLGKKTGIPLENYLKRSITRDFRIKNPQLIEGLEGMDVSLLNTQAPENPESETSNMNDCDSNSDDDTSQSKRLRVDD; encoded by the exons atgaGTCAACGGTTTGAAAAATTGAGAGAACGTGGCAATAAATCAGAAATATGCGCATTTGTTCAAGAATCGAGTGTGGAACAG CTTACGCGATTAATACATAGTAGTATTTGTAAATCGAATGGAATAAAAACATTAGATGACCTTCTGCAAGCATTTTCCAATTCTGAAGCCTGTCAAACTAAGCGACGAAAAGTGATTGAATCTACGTTAAAAAATTTGGAGGAAACTAACATATCTCTAGGGCAGGCAAATGCGATCGTTAGCCGAATAATTTCTGACTTGCCAAACTATTCAAAGCAACATCTTGTCAAACTTGTTGACTTCTGTCTCACAAATAttcgcaataataataatgagcTATGCAG tTGGAAGGATTTATTACCTGCATTATTGGAGGcattggaaaatgaaaaatatattgttcatGCAGATGCTGAAGTTTCTGGAACTGAATATAAATCACTAATTATTAAAGCCATATGTAATTATCATTGGAACGTCAATCTTTTACCATCTTTGGCAAAAATGTTTGG GGATATGGTACTAGATAAAACAGATCGTAATGAGGTTTTGAGGACATTATGTTCTGCTCTTCCAAATCTTCCTTTGAATCAAGTACCCTCATTCACATATCAGACGTTAAAATTATGTCCAAATCAAGATAATAGAAAGCTTTTGAATGCCTTGTCCAAATACTTTGAGCTATGTTATTCAAAAACAAGTTTGTCTGATGACAGTAATAGTCTTGAAAATATTg atacaattaatttaaaagaggTACAAGACATTGAGAGCACTGTTTTGTATCATGTGTACCAAGCTTCTCAGTTAAATCATGAAAACATGAAAGATTTTATCCGTTTTCTTAAACATGTGTCTCATGCCCCAGAGTACGTGCTACAACCCTTTATACTCTCTGTACTGATGTCAGTTTCTACAATATATGAAGATCAG atatttgaaatattaagatTGGCTGTGGTTAATAGTAacttagaaaaagaaaaacgacaaAACAGTGCATGGATGAGACAACTTTTACCTACACCTTGCAATATAATTGGGATTATTCGACAGGTCATTGATAGCAG cAATAAAGATCGTCATTTAGTACTAAGGGGACTTACAAATTTAGCTTTTACGTTAATGAATGCTGATCAAAAATCCAAAAATAATGCAACAGCTATGTGGCGTATTGGATCCGAAATAATACgagaaataattaagaaacgtCACGAGACAGTTCCTATCGTGCTACAGGAgttgattaataaaatagtagCAGGTGGTATGCCGACAACACACTATACAG ATTGTTTAAAGTATATGTGCCGCGAATTGTCAATAGTTATTTTGGATCACCAAGTCTGGATTATAACTATCCTCGAACGATTGTTATTTTTACACCCTACAGTTGCTAATCAAGTTTTGTATGCTATTTTGCCATTGGCGCGTGTTTCACCAAATATACGAGAAAATCTTTTATTGACTTTGAGAAAAGCTCTTTACAGGAAAGGTGCATTAAAACGACAAACAGCTGTGACAGGATATCttgaaatgttgaaatataCAAACGTGCATTCTCAACTTAGCTTTAGACTTAGTCAATTTAATGATTCAATTAGCGCTAGTTCTAGGTCAACATTAACTCAg ATAACTCTGGAGTATAATTCGCAACGAGGAAAATCGGTGACAGACTGCGataaaactttatattatgaaatatcggatatattaaaaaagaccTTTACTTATGAGTATGAAACCAGATTACACTTGTACGAAA GCCTGTATGGTACTGTGACCAAAAATCCCGAAATAACAGAAATTCTAGTAGACATGCTCCTTTCACATTTGAATTTATATCTTCATACAGATGATAGTGCCTTGCCACCTGTAAAATTGGAATTGTGTACAGATGTCCATGGAATGGAAGTAGTATTACAAGAACCTATTGCTCAATTGATATTTACGTTACAAAAGACATATATTAATACAGTTGTAAAAAATTCACATACACTTGAAAAATTACATGATATTTTGAAATCACTGTGCAGGAAAATGGCGATTACAGAATTGGAGCATTTAAATttg GAACATGGAACTGACTTACTTCATGAAGACTTTCCAAAGTCAGAGATCAAGTTAAAGAATCTTGGTATGGTCATTGGGATATATGAGGCTTTAATGGCGTTTCGAATTGGAGAATGGTCGAAGGGGAATGAGGAAAGCTCTCATGATACTAACAATTTGTTTAAAGGATATACACGTTTGATAGACTTTATTAAAAAG CAATCcacaaaaacgaaaaaaagtgatggtaataaatctaaaaagGACAGAGATCCCAATAATACAACTAAAAAGCCGGCTAAatcaaataatatcaaaataccAAATACTATTATGGATTTGGATGTAATTCGTCAAAGTCTACCGCTCTTATTTTC TAGGTCTTCTACTCAAAATGATGTTACACTTAGAAGAGACCATAGCTTTTGTTGCTATATATTACAAACATGTGAACAACTCTTGCAACATACAAAATCATTTATACAGGATACCTCTCAATTGCAAAATCATaactatataaatacatatattgatGTTGGAAG attgctttataaatattttgtacaaaatcTGGATGATGCACTTATAAATGATGAACAAGTAACTATATTGGCTTTACAATGTTTCAAGGAAATTTCTTGCTGCATATGTACATTACTCTCATCTGAATTACCAAAATTTCTCAATTCaattt TTGAAGTACAATCCAAGAAGGAATCAAAATCTACAAATATCAATTCTCAAttacaagaaattattttttcattgaaGTCGTACCTCAAGAAGTTTCTTACAGAAGAAACGCACAATGACAGGGAGAAAGTATCATTTCTGTTATTACAAACAATAGAACAATTTACATATAAGATTAACTTTGAAGATTACAATTCTGAAGAG ATGCTCGAatgtataaaagaaattattcaagTAGAAGATATTCAAAGCCCTATTGTTCCTACAATCATACAATTCTTCTTGAACTTGGAAGAACATAGTCAAGAATGTGGAGATACATTGAATGAAATTTGTACAGAATTATGTGAAAAAGCTGGAAGCATTGATAAC GTAGCAATTGAATTAGTAGCAAATGGTTCATATAAAAGTATACGTGAAGATACTATACTACAAGTTTATAATGTTTTGAGTGGTCacattaaacaaaaattggaTAATGCTTCGTGGTTATTGATGCGATTAAAGGCAGAAGACACTATAGCTAGAGCACCTGGAACAATTGATGAaacttgtaaatataaatttgaaattccaaatcaaaattttataatattcataaaaaatgatattgtCTTAACAGGGAATAACAATTTAAGAGATAAAGAACGAAATCTATGTAAACAATTATCTTATCTTGCTCAAGCACTTCAAACATTAGCTAATACATTAATCAAACCAGGTCCATCCACTGACTTTactttcaaaaatttacaatacTTGTATCATTTACTTGGTAATCTTACAAAATACTTTTATGCTAAATCGAATGATCAGAATGCAGCGTTTCAAGCAGTCAA ATTCATTCAGGTGGTACAAATAGCTGGAAAATCATTAAAGTCTGCTTTCTATAATTTGGTAACATATGTAGAG gaaaatcaaaataaattaaaattaaaatccgATTCATACGCacaaaggaataaaattttaaaagaaaccaAAGTAATACCTCGTGTAGTATATGAAATCGAGCaatttaacaaagaaatacTATTACTTGGCAAAAAAACGGGC ATACCGCTAGAAAATTACTTGAAACGAAGTATAACGAGagattttagaattaaaaatccACAACTAATAGAGGGACTTGAGGGAATGGATGTCAGTTTA CTCAATACACAAGCCCCAGAAAACCCTGAGAGTGAAACATCAAATATGAATGATTGTGACAGCAATAGTGATGATGATACATCTCAAAGCAAACGACTCAGGGTGGATGATtga